The following coding sequences are from one Gossypium raimondii isolate GPD5lz chromosome 4, ASM2569854v1, whole genome shotgun sequence window:
- the LOC105767895 gene encoding thaumatin-like protein 1 — translation MGSKAIFSLVLILVISGNFVQSDLTFNFDNECSFSVWLSASPSIGDGDPERGPGTLEIFSMPDPWTGSLWLRTKCSYDASQVNFTCETGDCGSGSVDCQSPPPKPPVTLLNFDINQNVVSYEVSLNHGFNVPVRIQPIGGTLAGGSGVCPVVDCIKDMGDVCPPSLVAINKNRAYVGCNSPCDALKDPKYCCTGSFTGQACQPNDFSKRFKELCQLAHTYPGDNDPPIYKCRGASAYNVTFCPL, via the exons ATGGGCAGTAAAGCCATTTTCAGTCTTGTCCTCATATTAGTTATTTCAG GTAATTTTGTGCAATCTGATTTAACCTTCAACTTTGACAATGAATGCTCATTCTCAGTGTGGCTATCAGCCAGTCCTTCCATTGGCGATGGTGATCCCGAGAGGGGGCCAGGCACATTGGAAATATTCTCCATGCCAGATCCTTGGACTGGTAGCCTCTGGTTACGGACGAAATGCTCGTACGATGCTTCCCAAGTTAATTTCACTTGCGAGACCGGAGACTGCGGGTCTGGCTCGGTCGATTGCCAATCTCCACCACCAAAACCACCAGTGACACTCCTGAATTTCGACATTAACCAGAATGTGGTCTCTTACGAAGTGAGCCTGAACCATGGGTTCAATGTGCCAGTCCGAATTCAACCGATTGGTGGCACGTTGGCTGGAGGGTCCGGAGTGTGCCCCGTAGTTGACTGCATCAAGGATATGGGAGATGTGTGCCCTCCATCCTTGGTGGCTATAAACAAAAATCGAGCCTATGTGGGATGCAATAGTCCATGTGATGCGTTGAAAGATCCCAAATATTGTTGCACCGGAAGCTTTACGGGGCAGGCTTGCCAGCCTAATGACTTCTCAAAAAGATTTAAGGAACTTTGTCAGTTGGCACATACATATCCGGGAGACAACGATCCTCCAATATACAAATGCCGTGGGGCAAGTGCTTACAATGTTACATTCTGTCCTTTATAA